The nucleotide sequence AACCCCGAAACTTGAGCCACCGCGCTCCAATCCTGCGCAAACCACTGGTGAGAATTAATGGTGGGTGTTTGGGAAGCGGGTTCAACGGGGTGTGCCAGCATCAATTAATTTAGCATTAACAAGTTATCATTCGTATGAAAAAGCATGctgggtacctaggtaattagTCTACAGTAGGTTATGGTATACAGTAGACAGTGGTACAAGTAAAGATGGCAGCAAGGGGAAGCTGCATAAAGAAAGGACGGCTATGGAATCGGCAGCCAAGCTACCCCCCCATCCTCAAATAAGATGCACCAGGCGGATGAACAAGCAGCAACAGGAATGGTCGTTGTGCTGGGTGCTGGGATGGGCTAGCCATCGTCGAAAGGGGGGCGCCCCAATTTCGCTAAGGACGGGGCCCGGGGTGTCAGTTTTGCGCCAGAGTCCTGAAATGGCAAGGGCAAAACCAAGACACAAAGTCCCCTGACATACGTACAATCAATAGGGCGTTTTACGTCAAACTGGCAGTGGTAGGTAGGCCCCGGATTTCCTCACTCTTCACGGTACAGTATATATACCAATATACATATACACATGTGTATATATATCCAATAACAATATGCACATGAACGGTTCGGTTCCATTGAAGCGCATAACGAAACTTGGTTAGTCAAGAAGCCGGTGCGTGCATGCAGGAGGCAAAACAGCGAAAACTCAATTAGATAGATTCGAAGGGACGGGTGGAGGCGAATCCGTAATAGCAAAGAAATGGAAGAATCTACCGGTACATACAATGCAACTGTTTCGTTTCTGCGCTGCCAAAGGCCCTCACTCTCTCATCCTCCTACCCCAGCCATTATAGAGTTCCGCGCCACCCGTTGGCCATTACCACAAATCCCTTCCAGATCTTACATTGTGATGACTTTGATGGCGAGTAGGATCCATTTTAAACATGAAGCGATTCTTTGCCCAGGCTGGCGTAAATTAGAATCACAAGTGGAACACGATCGTTCTGGCTATTGTAATTAATACTGCCCCGTTCTCGCCAATGAGCCGATTAAACGAGGTCAACGGCCAGCCGAGATTCTGTTTGTGGGATACGCTGGCTGATTTTGCCAAACAGAAACAATCAAGGAAAAGGGTTGGGGCGAACAAGCAAATTGTCGGTCGAAAGTCGCAATCAGCCCAGTAAACTCCTCCAAGCATGTTGACAGAAACAAGACTGTCAGCCACACAGTCGCCTTAACTCGTAGCTGCGGTTCAAGATCAGCTAGTCTACTAGCTCGTCAATTACAGAACAAAACATAAAAAAGCACCAGCAGACCCTGAAGCGTAcgcaaaaaagagagaaaaaaggttGGACGCTTGCGTATGGTAATCACATTAACTATTAGATAGAAGGATGAACTGTAAGCATCTCAGTGATCGAGTTGCAAAAGCTGCAATGTCAGCAAACGAGCTACGAATTATTTTTCATAGAACGAAGGAACCGGAAACACTATCTATCGTTGCCACATTCAGGATGTTTAGAGACACAAAACATAAAGAGGAACAATACATGACTAACAgcaacaaccaaaaaaaaaaaaaaaaaaaaaaaaaaaaaaaaaaagagccatAGTCTTGAATAGATACAGTAACCCTATTGACGAATCGTTCATGTTGGAATAAGCCAAGGGCGCCCctggcggcgtggtaaaAACAATGTGAATGTAATTGGTCGTTGGCCGTAACGTGTGTAACGGCTAATGCTTTTGCACATCCAAGCGTTTTTACCTCTCTTTTTCTCAGTTCACACTTTTTGTGTGGCCCCCATTGGAGCCGGTCCATGCGATGTTCCAATAAGCGTCCGGGCTAGACTCATGATGCAGACAAGCATGTTGGGACTTTTCTCTCTCCCTATAACTGACTGTTGTGTGCGTGTCGATGACCTCTCCAAAGAACTCTCATCCCTACTATCCAGGGAAGTCCTCGTTGGAAAGCAGGCAATGAAGCCCAGTGAGGAAAGAGGCGCATAAACAACTCATATAACCCTAGTACTAGCATACCATACCATCCAGTAATGTACAGTAATAGATGATACCTGCGGAAAAAAGTGATCTTCGCTGGAGAAGTAAGACGCACGGTCGATGATGATCTCTTGTGTGATGTGATATTTTACTAGTCATTTATCGTCTTCAGTGGAACGCTTGACGGATGAGAAAGACTCCCAACACTCTGGTTTCTTGCGTCTAACTTCGCAGTAGGTAAATCATGTGCCCATCTGGGGCCATGTCTCTTTTCTCAAGACCAGGGGGCATCCAGGCCTGGACTTTTCTCACGATTCGAGGCTAAGGCCAAATCAAAGATGGCTTTTGAATTGGTCACTGTGACCGATAATAATAACGGAAGGGCTTGTTTGGGCTTGCAAGCATCACCCGAGGGCAGGTGACATATTCCAATTTGGTTCCAACAAGGCAAAACCTCCACTTTCCACGGGTCTGACCGTCCGTCCGGTTGTGTGCCAATCTGCGCGGCCGCGAATCGTGACAGGCCCCGAAAATCAGACTAACAGAGCTATTGCCTGACCGCCTCGTCTTTTTGCTAGCGGTATactttgcaaaaaaaaaacaaaaaaaaagaagctgcGTTGCATTCTCGTGCATGTACGCGGGTGGAAAACTCCCAAAGTGGAGAGCTACCCTCCCCACAATTCCCAACGAAGAGCTCGGACAATGGACCTGAGAGCAACAGTGAACActgaagagagagagagctcCAACGCCCCCCAGGCCGATCGTCGATTATCGCCAAACCACGTCAAAGCGTACCCCAAAACTGTACGCTAAGAACTCGATAGCAGAGACCGCTTGTCCTTGTCAAATTGAAAGAGTGGCTGACGGGGGACGGACGGACGTCGAGTCCCCTCGTCAATCTGTCAGCGCTTTGTCTTCCTTTTCTCTGCCCGTATCTCTCCATCCTCtttcatttttatttttgttcttCAGCAAGCGGGTAAAGACATATATGCTGGACAATCCCGCCCCCAATACTTTGTGGATGACTCGCGAAATACGCCATTCCCCGGCTGTACACGTGTTCGACGCGTCTAATTGATAACACCTCGCGCTTTGGCTTTCGAGGCCGAACACTCTTTTGTTCTGCGCGTGCCCCGCCCCTCATTCAGTCACGTCTTTGAAAATGACAACCGTTCATCATTAATGCATTTTTGTGTGCACACGTATTAGTAGTAGTGGTACAGATTCATGCGAGCAAATCTTATGAGAATAGTAGAGACATTGATAGAGTCTATATAAAGAGTAGATAAAAATAAGGGCACTCTAAACAGACAGGCCGTCAAAAGGTTAGACGCCTTCTCTATGCAGATCTTTGACGCTTTTCTTCTTTAGGTTCTCCGTGTGTGACTCTCAATCCCCCTCCAGATCCTCCCGCCCGGCTTCTTTTGGAGCGTGGCCCGCTCGTAACCACGACACGTCTCGGGGCATTGGTCCATCAATAGGTCAACCACCGACTCTTCTGAGTCTTCTCTTCACTCTCATATCCATAACCATCCCCGTCTTCGGCCGGTGATCCTTTTCCACTTCCATAATCCGGCTCCAGCTTCCGGCGGGATTGCAAAGCAGCATTGATTTGATGGGGGCAACCAGCAAATAAAAACCAAAGCTGCGCCTTGATAAACAAACCAAAAATGAGTTGTAAAGCACCACCACAAACCACCCAAGAGAACAAAATGTCACAAGCGGAGACGCGCGTCACGACAGGGCAGCCACCTTCATGCCGTTGAACCCGGACGGACAGGCAGGATTGACTGGAAAGTTGTGGGTTCTGCCTTGGTTGCTTGGGTTGTTTGTGTTGCGCCCACTTACTTCGAGAAAAGAAATGTGGTTCTGcccagaaaaaagaaaaaaaatacatgACCACCAATCTCCTTTTCTTTCGCTGATCCTTCCTTTTGGCAGAGAGATTGCTACCTCCACAGGAAGAGAACCACCCCCTAGCTCCTTTCACGTTTCGGCCCCTCATGAAATGTTTATGCCatccatggtcctgcatcATAACATCCCGTCCCTGAGACACAGTTGTGAAACGCCACATCTGAGTGGGAGAAAAAGGGCCAGTCGGGAGCTCGCTTGTTGttttacctaggtaggcctCTCTGTACGCTCCCTTCCTcgtccttttctttctttggctTGACCTAGGTAAGCACTTGGCACCAACATTTCCGCATAAACAACGCCACGGTAACGCGAGTAGATTAAGCATATTCCAATTTCTGCCAAGCAAGGTTGATGCCTTTGTGAATTGACTGACCATTGCAGTGATCAACGTAAATATATGTCTACACAGCCCACAAATTAGTATGCGCCATTTGTGATGCCTCAGACAAGAGAAGCTATTTGGGCTTTCCGGCCCGTTCAAAATAGAAGCAAAGTGGAGAAAACATTCAATTCGGTGCTGATTGATGTCTCCAATACTGTTACATATCGCTAAGGGAAACAGCCTGAAAGTTCCCGTAATGCAATTTCCAACACCATACgccatacaaaaaaaaaagtgacaaAGAAGAACAGAATGAATGTGCCCAAAGAagacgaaaaagaagaagaaaggaaagcaAGGGAAAGCAATATCAGACATAGACAAAATCCAAAATATCGCCATCCAGATCCTGCTGCCCATATGGCTATAGTTCCGTCCGGATACTATGCCCACGTCTGCAAAACAAACAACGCCACAAAAAGGAAGGGTATCAAGTTTTCAAGTAATAATACATTTGCTTCGCGCGGAAGTGGTCGAAGTAGTCAAAGGAAGCTTTGTGAAAAACCACACAGGAAAGGATATCGGTGTAGACTGAGAGTTGATCAGTTGGGCAAAGACTGTCAACAGCTTAGGTAACAATAATGTTCAGATCGCTACTGCTGGTACTGCTGTAGGACGACCTTTGTGTATCTTGCCCGAGGAGAACTGTTTGGGTTCCAATCTCGGGTGACGGAGAGCCTAGGCTGGCCCGTAGTCGCAACTTTTCATCTAGCATACTGACCAGACGCTCTGAGTAAGTGTCCAGAAGTCCGCTGAGCAGGCTGTCGTGAATGGCGGTGGAGCTGCTGTCACGTATAGCACGGTCTCCCAAGGCCGCTGCGGTTAGTCGCAGCTCTGCATCCAGTTCAGCAAGTATCTCTGGGCGGATAGGCTGTTGCTGAGGGTCCGTATCAGCCGCCGCTAGCTTCTTGCGGTATGCCCGTAACGTGCGACATGTCTGTTCTGTCGCCATGCTGAGCGTTCCGAAGCCATATGGCGACGTTGATGTGGATGAAGACGACGCTAGAGCAGGCGATGATCGCAAGCTGCTCGTACTTTGTTTCTTTCGAGGCCCAGACAGCAACATggacgaggccaaggctgCTGGAGGCGTTGTACTAAGAGCGGGTAGCGAGGGTCTCCTACATACCCCGCGGGTCCTTGGACTTACTGGCGGCGGAGTGGTGCCAGAGTCACCGCTTCCAGAGGAGACCCTTCTCGAAGAAGAATCTTCGACAATTGTGCTGCTCCCTGGAGACGTTTGAGACGCTGGCGTCGGGGTTCTTGAGCCAGTGGCCAACAATCCATATTTTGAGGTGCGACGAGACAGCGTCCTGGGTGGTGATCGCCGTCCTCCCGAGGACGAAggccgctggaattcggccAACTCTGCCTTGGACAGAACTTTTCTGAGGGTAGGCTTACTTGACGTCAATACCGGCTCCTTTGCTGGCGATGGATCCCTACTCATCGATGAAGCTATCGGATCACTCAGGTCAAGCGCCCAAATCATGATTGTACCGTCAGAGGCTACGCTGACCACCGTCCTGGTTTGCCCCTCATCTTCTAGTAATGTCACACCGTTTATGGCCTGACTGTGACCCCAGTCGCGACCCAGGAACGAACCTCTCTGCGAGTCGTAGATCCTCACCGATTTGTCTGTATTGGACACACCTAGGAGGAATGATGGCTCGCTGGTTGATAGAGGCTGGCCATAGATTAACGAATCCAGGACAACCGACTCGGCTCCGCCTTCATCAATGCACTTGAAAGTGTTGAGAAGACGGCCGGTTGAGATATCATATTGACATACGGACCGGTCCAATAGTGAAACGAAGACAGACCTGTCATCCATGACCATCGAAGAAGGCGAACCCTTTAGCGTTATGACCCGGGATGGAATTGCCGCGATTGAGTCTGGATCGCCCTCTTTGGAAACTAGATCATGGATCTGTAGGGTCCTGTCCATGGAACAGGTGATGACCTTGTCCTCTGATGGTACGAGGACATGAACCACCTTTGCGGCGAACTCCAGTGTCTGGAAATGCTCAAAGGTACCTGTTGATGTTCTGCGAAAAAGTTGTGTGGTTCTGTCACGTCCACAAGACGCTATAATGGCCCTCCTGCTGTTGTCTTCGTACTCGTATATCGCCACTACCTGGCACATAGACGCGTGTGCTCTGGTATCCATCAGGCATTCTTTAGTGTTGAAGTCGATGACCTTCAACACACCGAGTCGGTCGGCAGTGACAAACAGCTGGCCGTGTTTACTTGCTGCAACAATACACAGCTCGTTTGGTGGCTCCAGCTCATCCAGAACTTCGGGTTGCTCGACAGATACCTCGAAAGAGGACCTGATGGAACCATCTGAGCCCCAGAGGACAACCTTGCCGCACCCGGACCATGTAAAGAAGGCGGAGTCAGATGGATTGGGACTGGAAAGAACGCCAACGCCCATAATAGCATCACTATAGCCAGGGATGGGAACAGCTACGGTGCCCGATGCCTCCTTCGCAGGCTGTTGGCCTGGGTTCCAGATGGCTATCGACCGCTTTGCGTCTGTAGTGACAAGGCGATGCCCGACGAAGCCCATTGCTAGTGTGCCTTCAGCTGACTTGCCTGTTCCGAGTACGCAATCACCGTCATCACAGAGTCTGACCACATCGATAGTTGTAAACTGGCCACTCTTGCCGCCGACATAGGCAGTCTGGTCACAGACTGAGATGCACTGCACAGGGAACTCGACGTTGGTGACCCGTAACAGCCTCATCTGCTTACCGGAGTCGTCAAGGATAGATATATCGCCCGTTTCTGAGCAGAGAATAGCTTTGTCGTCACTGATGACGGCCGCGCAGGTGAAGGTTGCTTCCAAAAGCGAGCCAAGCAGTACGTTACGACCCGGAAGGGGTTTTTGGTACTGCGGTACTGGGAATGACCCATCGCCTGGGAATTTTTGTTTGGAAGGAGATGTGGCCTGAGCTTGCTCCTCTACCTTCCATGCCTTAACATGGCGGACACCGAACGTTACGAGGCTGTTGCCAATCCATACCATGCCACGAACTGATGAGGTGCACCTATTCTGTTGGAATAGCCTGGCAGCACCTGTACGTTGGTCGATCCTCCAGATGTACAGGAACCCATCATTGGCGGAGCCTAGTGACGCCAAATACTTGGCATCCTTAGAGAAGGCCACGGCAGCTACGCCGAATGCATGTTCACTAATCGATACTAGTGGGATATCGGACGAATTGTCCTGAAGATTGAAAATCAGCACTCGGGGTGCGAAGCCTGTTTCGCCGACGGCTAAGAATCGTCCGTCCCGACTTAACGAGACGCACGTAGCCGCCTTGATGCGCTCTCGTTGTGACCAGGTCTTGGACGACGGGTTGTCTGACCAATCGCTTGGAGGGCCCCTATTCCTGCTGTCGTTGGCTTTCGGCGTGGAGTTCGGGGTCGACGGTGCGTGTGGTACCGGCGACACTCCGTAtgttggggtggcggtgggcCGGGCACGGTAGAATCGCTGAGAGTACTGATCTTCCTGCACGTCGACAACCACGACAGCGCCACCTGCAACATAAGCGAAGCAGGAATTGACAGTGTCGAGACCTGTGGGAGAGGTGCAGGTGTTCCCCACGACCCTTTTCAGAGACAATCGGGCTGGTTGCTCGGCCGCTTTCTGGGGCCGGATCGGTGAGCGTGAGGGGCGGCCGAGGAACGGCGAGTTGGACGGCGTTAGCCTGAGGCGACTCGAGGGCGTGGAAGCCATGTTTGCTTGCG is from Pyricularia oryzae 70-15 chromosome 2, whole genome shotgun sequence and encodes:
- a CDS encoding WD repeat-containing protein, yielding MTQANMASTPSSRLRLTPSNSPFLGRPSRSPIRPQKAAEQPARLSLKRVVGNTCTSPTGLDTVNSCFAYVAGGAVVVVDVQEDQYSQRFYRARPTATPTYGVSPVPHAPSTPNSTPKANDSRNRGPPSDWSDNPSSKTWSQRERIKAATCVSLSRDGRFLAVGETGFAPRVLIFNLQDNSSDIPLVSISEHAFGVAAVAFSKDAKYLASLGSANDGFLYIWRIDQRTGAARLFQQNRCTSSVRGMVWIGNSLVTFGVRHVKAWKVEEQAQATSPSKQKFPGDGSFPVPQYQKPLPGRNVLLGSLLEATFTCAAVISDDKAILCSETGDISILDDSGKQMRLLRVTNVEFPVQCISVCDQTAYVGGKSGQFTTIDVVRLCDDGDCVLGTGKSAEGTLAMGFVGHRLVTTDAKRSIAIWNPGQQPAKEASGTVAVPIPGYSDAIMGVGVLSSPNPSDSAFFTWSGCGKVVLWGSDGSIRSSFEVSVEQPEVLDELEPPNELCIVAASKHGQLFVTADRLGVLKVIDFNTKECLMDTRAHASMCQVVAIYEYEDNSRRAIIASCGRDRTTQLFRRTSTGTFEHFQTLEFAAKVVHVLVPSEDKVITCSMDRTLQIHDLVSKEGDPDSIAAIPSRVITLKGSPSSMVMDDRSVFVSLLDRSVCQYDISTGRLLNTFKCIDEGGAESVVLDSLIYGQPLSTSEPSFLLGVSNTDKSVRIYDSQRGSFLGRDWGHSQAINGVTLLEDEGQTRTVVSVASDGTIMIWALDLSDPIASSMSRDPSPAKEPVLTSSKPTLRKVLSKAELAEFQRPSSSGGRRSPPRTLSRRTSKYGLLATGSRTPTPASQTSPGSSTIVEDSSSRRVSSGSGDSGTTPPPVSPRTRGVCRRPSLPALSTTPPAALASSMLLSGPRKKQSTSSLRSSPALASSSSTSTSPYGFGTLSMATEQTCRTLRAYRKKLAAADTDPQQQPIRPEILAELDAELRLTAAALGDRAIRDSSSTAIHDSLLSGLLDTYSERLVSMLDEKLRLRASLGSPSPEIGTQTVLLGQDTQRSSYSSTSSSDLNIIVT